The following are encoded together in the Pedobacter steynii genome:
- a CDS encoding NYN domain-containing protein produces the protein MKNEKDLKLAVLIDADNVPYANVKEMFEEIAKYGTPTFKRIYADWTKPTVSGWKKVLLENAITPIQQYSYSSGKNASDSALIIDAMDILYTGKVDGFCIVSSDSDFTRLATRLREAGMKVIGIGEKKTLTPFITACDKFIYIEILKPKLQPSEDNSITATTASTKSPETQPLNKVDPGIIRLFTDSITDLADEDGWAYLGDLGSLMMKKKPDFDSRNYGFSKLLPLIKSTNRFEVDERESGKTNVKHIYIRKITPPAAVIQKPGNKRKSTKR, from the coding sequence ATGAAAAACGAGAAAGACCTGAAACTTGCTGTACTAATAGATGCGGACAATGTACCCTATGCCAATGTGAAAGAGATGTTTGAGGAAATTGCCAAATACGGTACACCTACTTTTAAAAGAATCTATGCCGACTGGACTAAACCAACAGTTTCCGGATGGAAAAAAGTACTGCTGGAAAATGCCATTACGCCCATCCAGCAGTACAGCTATTCCAGTGGCAAAAATGCGAGCGACAGTGCGCTTATCATTGATGCAATGGATATCCTTTATACAGGAAAAGTGGACGGCTTCTGTATTGTCTCCAGCGACAGTGACTTTACCCGGTTGGCCACCAGGCTTCGGGAAGCAGGGATGAAAGTAATCGGGATTGGCGAAAAGAAAACACTGACACCTTTTATTACCGCCTGTGATAAATTCATCTATATCGAGATCCTCAAACCTAAACTACAACCTTCAGAAGACAACAGCATCACAGCAACCACTGCCAGCACTAAATCTCCGGAAACGCAGCCTTTAAACAAAGTTGATCCCGGAATCATCAGGTTGTTTACCGATAGCATTACCGACCTTGCAGATGAAGACGGATGGGCTTATCTTGGAGATCTAGGCAGTTTGATGATGAAGAAAAAACCAGATTTTGATTCCAGGAATTATGGGTTCTCTAAATTGCTGCCTTTAATAAAGAGCACCAATCGCTTTGAAGTGGATGAAAGAGAAAGTGGGAAAACTAATGTTAAACACATCTATATCAGAAAAATAACTCCACCTGCAGCTGTCATACAAAAGCCCGGCAATAAGAGAAAATCGACAAAACGGTAA
- a CDS encoding dihydrofolate reductase family protein, whose protein sequence is MRKITVLSFITLDGVMQAPGGPEEDPSEGFKYGGWTAAYDDEVSAEVMQKQLKPADLLLGRKTFDIWADYWPTHAEYWPGVNEVTKYVLSNTMDKSDWENSVFLKSVEEIEKLKNSEGSDINVWGSSKLVQLLLEHDLVDEFWLNIHPVLLGKGKKLFDDSAIPAAFTLIESTVTPSGVIMANYRREGEVKTGTAGA, encoded by the coding sequence ATGAGAAAAATAACTGTTTTATCATTCATTACTTTAGACGGAGTAATGCAAGCTCCCGGCGGACCTGAAGAAGATCCGTCTGAAGGATTCAAATACGGCGGTTGGACCGCAGCCTACGATGATGAAGTTTCTGCTGAGGTCATGCAAAAACAGCTGAAACCTGCCGATCTTCTTTTAGGCAGAAAAACATTTGACATCTGGGCAGATTACTGGCCTACACATGCAGAATATTGGCCTGGTGTAAATGAGGTCACAAAATACGTCTTGTCCAATACCATGGATAAGTCAGACTGGGAAAACTCTGTATTCCTTAAAAGCGTGGAAGAAATTGAAAAGCTTAAAAATTCGGAAGGTTCCGACATCAACGTTTGGGGTAGCAGCAAGCTGGTTCAACTATTATTGGAACATGATCTGGTAGATGAATTTTGGCTCAATATTCACCCGGTGCTTCTTGGTAAAGGAAAAAAACTATTTGACGATAGCGCGATACCAGCAGCATTTACGCTTATAGAAAGCACGGTTACCCCCAGTGGTGTGATTATGGCGAATTACAGACGAGAAGGAGAAGTCAAAACCGGCACCGCTGGTGCTTAG
- a CDS encoding DUF1360 domain-containing protein yields MTIYLFLISVLSVWRVTHLIQAEDGPFDVVYKLRKLAGKSFFGSLMDCFFCLSIWVALPVGIYFGGDWMEKILLTLSFSAAAIFLEQIIMKKN; encoded by the coding sequence ATGACAATTTATTTGTTTCTAATTTCTGTTCTCTCCGTTTGGCGTGTTACCCATTTAATACAGGCAGAAGATGGTCCCTTTGATGTAGTTTATAAGCTAAGAAAGCTTGCTGGTAAAAGCTTTTTTGGTTCATTAATGGATTGTTTCTTTTGCTTGTCTATCTGGGTAGCATTGCCTGTCGGGATTTATTTCGGTGGCGACTGGATGGAAAAAATATTATTAACCCTGTCTTTTTCGGCAGCTGCAATATTTTTAGAACAAATAATTATGAAAAAAAATTAG